A region of Lepeophtheirus salmonis chromosome 13, UVic_Lsal_1.4, whole genome shotgun sequence DNA encodes the following proteins:
- the LOC121128475 gene encoding solute carrier family 22 member 7 isoform X3 — protein MDFQIRDGFYSSPSMDDTHGPTSDRSQKSLDMERRPPSLDDFLKILGNPGRYQIVVLILLATNYIPVAVNHLLMAFYAVSTQHHCRPLGKQEFNYNNITIQNVVPIAPPPPPNSQCEMWIDPGNTSKGTQSCINGYEFEFDNNEWTIVAEWGLVCDRKYVGPLVTTIYFTGVMIGGVIFGYLSDRFGRKSVMLLCLYTQCLIGIALHFVRRLVIFMGLRFIQGVFIQGLQSSTYSMVIELFSPQYRTLAGCVVEGFWATGIILLALIAKYVQHWRYIQLAINIPTIATIFYIWIIPESVRWLLSKDKLKKAESIVRSIASYNSLRLDSSWLRNEMETVVRELRRLSPTSPGIKDLLMKPKTRRNSFSLFFIWLSVSLSYYGITYSIPDLSGDIHLNFMIGGGIELAAYLFAFVVFNGFGRKYPLVCYLFVSGLICISIVIIKKFVSPKSVDTQGLSIGLALMGKATVVSSFCGIFIYSSELFPTVLRTVANGSCAFWGRIGSLIAPQLLMLCKYWYPENPQLLTFCAFGGLSFIAAFLTIFLPETYNAALPDTVTEANILGRPTQPSINSSYDITKNKSELYSDVGYGKSPEWVEVDGMIVSRDLNDGGFRDRQEFSTLSSTGDRSSAFSRMTQEVIYETINSSSSPEISPSLRRPLPRPPHPIKEQESKDSILFHRHHGTDIPSSTCSSPSPIGGGNYYTMDPTLTSLGDLSNPDSLEVESNGPYPSRDYETKL, from the exons ATGGATTTTCAAATCCGAGATGGGTTCTACTCATCTCCCTCAATGGATGACACTCATGGACCTACCTCTGATCGCTCACAAAAGTCTTTGGATATGGAACGTCGTCCTCCTTCActagatgattttttaaaaatccttggTAATCCAGGAAGATATCAAATAGTTGTCTTGATTCTTTTGGCGACAAACTACATTCCTGTTGCTGTAAATCACCTTCTCATGGCATTTTATGCCGTATCAACTCAACATCATTGTCGT CCTTTAGGCAAGCAAGAATTTAATTACAACAATATAACCATTCAGAATGTCGTCCCCATAGCACCCCCTCCGCCTCCAAATTCTCAGTGCGAGATGTGGATAGATCCAGGAAACACCAGTAAAGGAACACAGTCCTGCATCAATGGCTAtgaatttgaatttgacaacaaTGAGTGGACAATTGTAGCAGAG TGGGGCCTTGTTTGTGATAGAAAGTATGTTGGTCCTCTGGTCACAACGATTTATTTCACTGGAGTCATGATTGGAGGTGTTATATTTGGGTATTTGTCTGATCGCTTTGGAAGGAAAAGTGTGATGCTCCTATGTTTGTACACCCAGTGTCTCATAGGGATCGCACTCCATTTCGTGAGACGTCTCGTTATATTTATGGGGCTAAGATTCATACAGGGAGTTTTCATTCAGGGTCTTCAAAGCTCCACTTATTCAATGGTTATTGAACTTTTCTCTCCTCAGTATAGAACATTGGCTGGATGCGTTGTCGAAGGTTTTTGGGCAACTGGCATTATTCTTCTTGCTCTCATTGCCAAATATGTACAACATTGGCGATACATACAATTGGCCATTAACATTCCAACCATcgcaacaatattttatatttg gATCATTCCTGAGTCCGTGAGATGGCTTTTGtccaaagataaattaaaaaaggctGAAAGTATAGTGAGATCTATTGCATCATACAATTCCCTTCGTTTGGACTCAAGTTGGTTACGAAATGAAATGGAGACTGTAGTTCGAGAATTAAGGCGGTTATCTCCTACATCACCCGGAATAAAGGACTTACTCATGAAGCCCAAAACTCGTAGAAATTCATTCTCACTCTTCTTTATTTG GTTATCCGTCTCATTATCCTACTATGGAATCACATACTCAATACCAGATCTTAGTGGCGACATTCATCTTAATTTTATGATTGGTGGGGGGATTGAGCTTGCAGCTTACCTTTTTGCCTTCGTAGTGTTTAATGGATTTGGTAGAAAATATCCATTGGTGTGCTATCTTTTTGTATCTGGACTGATTTGTATCTccatagttataattaaaaaatttgtatcaC CAAAATCAGTGGACACTCAAGGTCTCTCAATTGGTTTAGCTTTAATGGGCAAGGCAACTGTTGTATCAAGTTTCTGTGGTATTTTTATCTATTCCAGTGAATTATTCCCTACTGTTTTAAGAACGGTAGCTAATGGATCGTGTGCATTTTGGGGAAGAATAGGATCGCTCATTGCGCCACAATTACTCATGTTG TGCAAATACTGGTATCCAGAAAATCCTCAATTACTCACTTTCTGCGCTTTCGGAGGTTTATCGTTTATTGCTGCTTTTCTAACCATATTTCTGCCAGAAACTTATAATGCTGCTCTCCCAGACACAGTCACTGAGGCAAATATATTAGGAAGACCGACACAGCCATCTATAAACAGTAGTTATGATATAACTAAAAACAAGTCTGAATTATACAGCGATGTTGGCTATGGCAAAAGTCCTGAATGGGTTGAGGTTGATGGAATGATAGTTAGTCGGGATTTAAATGATGGAGGTTTCCGTGATAGGCAAGAATTTTCTACACTTTCATCCACTGGAG ATCGCTCGAGTGCATTTTCAAGGATGACACAGGAGGTCATATACGAAACAATTAACTCCTCTTCTTCACCTGAAATCTCTCCAAGTCTACGAAGACCCTTGCCCCGACCCCCACATCCCATCAAAGAACAAGAAAGTAAGGATTCTATATTGTTTCACCGACATCATGGTACAGATATACCTTCATCTACTTGTTCATCCCCTTCACCGATAGGGGGAGGTAATTACTATACTATGGACCCTACACTTACATCTCTTGGAGATCTTTCAAATCCTGACTCGCTTGAAGTAGAATCAAATGGTCCCTACCCATCCAGAGACTATGAAACTAAACTTTAA
- the LOC121128475 gene encoding solute carrier family 22 member 7 isoform X2, translating to MKIDPMDFQIRDGFYSSPSMDDTHGPTSDRSQKSLDMERRPPSLDDFLKILGNPGRYQIVVLILLATNYIPVAVNHLLMAFYAVSTQHHCRPLGKQEFNYNNITIQNVVPIAPPPPPNSQCEMWIDPGNTSKGTQSCINGYEFEFDNNEWTIVAEWGLVCDRKYVGPLVTTIYFTGVMIGGVIFGYLSDRFGRKSVMLLCLYTQCLIGIALHFVRRLVIFMGLRFIQGVFIQGLQSSTYSMVIELFSPQYRTLAGCVVEGFWATGIILLALIAKYVQHWRYIQLAINIPTIATIFYIWIIPESVRWLLSKDKLKKAESIVRSIASYNSLRLDSSWLRNEMETVVRELRRLSPTSPGIKDLLMKPKTRRNSFSLFFIWLSVSLSYYGITYSIPDLSGDIHLNFMIGGGIELAAYLFAFVVFNGFGRKYPLVCYLFVSGLICISIVIIKKFVSPKSVDTQGLSIGLALMGKATVVSSFCGIFIYSSELFPTVLRTVANGSCAFWGRIGSLIAPQLLMLCKYWYPENPQLLTFCAFGGLSFIAAFLTIFLPETYNAALPDTVTEANILGRPTQPSINSSYDITKNKSELYSDVGYGKSPEWVEVDGMIVSRDLNDGGFRDRQEFSTLSSTGDRSSAFSRMTQEVIYETINSSSSPEISPSLRRPLPRPPHPIKEQESKDSILFHRHHGTDIPSSTCSSPSPIGGGNYYTMDPTLTSLGDLSNPDSLEVESNGPYPSRDYETKL from the exons AGATTGACCCAATGGATTTTCAAATCCGAGATGGGTTCTACTCATCTCCCTCAATGGATGACACTCATGGACCTACCTCTGATCGCTCACAAAAGTCTTTGGATATGGAACGTCGTCCTCCTTCActagatgattttttaaaaatccttggTAATCCAGGAAGATATCAAATAGTTGTCTTGATTCTTTTGGCGACAAACTACATTCCTGTTGCTGTAAATCACCTTCTCATGGCATTTTATGCCGTATCAACTCAACATCATTGTCGT CCTTTAGGCAAGCAAGAATTTAATTACAACAATATAACCATTCAGAATGTCGTCCCCATAGCACCCCCTCCGCCTCCAAATTCTCAGTGCGAGATGTGGATAGATCCAGGAAACACCAGTAAAGGAACACAGTCCTGCATCAATGGCTAtgaatttgaatttgacaacaaTGAGTGGACAATTGTAGCAGAG TGGGGCCTTGTTTGTGATAGAAAGTATGTTGGTCCTCTGGTCACAACGATTTATTTCACTGGAGTCATGATTGGAGGTGTTATATTTGGGTATTTGTCTGATCGCTTTGGAAGGAAAAGTGTGATGCTCCTATGTTTGTACACCCAGTGTCTCATAGGGATCGCACTCCATTTCGTGAGACGTCTCGTTATATTTATGGGGCTAAGATTCATACAGGGAGTTTTCATTCAGGGTCTTCAAAGCTCCACTTATTCAATGGTTATTGAACTTTTCTCTCCTCAGTATAGAACATTGGCTGGATGCGTTGTCGAAGGTTTTTGGGCAACTGGCATTATTCTTCTTGCTCTCATTGCCAAATATGTACAACATTGGCGATACATACAATTGGCCATTAACATTCCAACCATcgcaacaatattttatatttg gATCATTCCTGAGTCCGTGAGATGGCTTTTGtccaaagataaattaaaaaaggctGAAAGTATAGTGAGATCTATTGCATCATACAATTCCCTTCGTTTGGACTCAAGTTGGTTACGAAATGAAATGGAGACTGTAGTTCGAGAATTAAGGCGGTTATCTCCTACATCACCCGGAATAAAGGACTTACTCATGAAGCCCAAAACTCGTAGAAATTCATTCTCACTCTTCTTTATTTG GTTATCCGTCTCATTATCCTACTATGGAATCACATACTCAATACCAGATCTTAGTGGCGACATTCATCTTAATTTTATGATTGGTGGGGGGATTGAGCTTGCAGCTTACCTTTTTGCCTTCGTAGTGTTTAATGGATTTGGTAGAAAATATCCATTGGTGTGCTATCTTTTTGTATCTGGACTGATTTGTATCTccatagttataattaaaaaatttgtatcaC CAAAATCAGTGGACACTCAAGGTCTCTCAATTGGTTTAGCTTTAATGGGCAAGGCAACTGTTGTATCAAGTTTCTGTGGTATTTTTATCTATTCCAGTGAATTATTCCCTACTGTTTTAAGAACGGTAGCTAATGGATCGTGTGCATTTTGGGGAAGAATAGGATCGCTCATTGCGCCACAATTACTCATGTTG TGCAAATACTGGTATCCAGAAAATCCTCAATTACTCACTTTCTGCGCTTTCGGAGGTTTATCGTTTATTGCTGCTTTTCTAACCATATTTCTGCCAGAAACTTATAATGCTGCTCTCCCAGACACAGTCACTGAGGCAAATATATTAGGAAGACCGACACAGCCATCTATAAACAGTAGTTATGATATAACTAAAAACAAGTCTGAATTATACAGCGATGTTGGCTATGGCAAAAGTCCTGAATGGGTTGAGGTTGATGGAATGATAGTTAGTCGGGATTTAAATGATGGAGGTTTCCGTGATAGGCAAGAATTTTCTACACTTTCATCCACTGGAG ATCGCTCGAGTGCATTTTCAAGGATGACACAGGAGGTCATATACGAAACAATTAACTCCTCTTCTTCACCTGAAATCTCTCCAAGTCTACGAAGACCCTTGCCCCGACCCCCACATCCCATCAAAGAACAAGAAAGTAAGGATTCTATATTGTTTCACCGACATCATGGTACAGATATACCTTCATCTACTTGTTCATCCCCTTCACCGATAGGGGGAGGTAATTACTATACTATGGACCCTACACTTACATCTCTTGGAGATCTTTCAAATCCTGACTCGCTTGAAGTAGAATCAAATGGTCCCTACCCATCCAGAGACTATGAAACTAAACTTTAA
- the LOC121128475 gene encoding solute carrier family 22 member 7 isoform X1 encodes MSELIEIDPMDFQIRDGFYSSPSMDDTHGPTSDRSQKSLDMERRPPSLDDFLKILGNPGRYQIVVLILLATNYIPVAVNHLLMAFYAVSTQHHCRPLGKQEFNYNNITIQNVVPIAPPPPPNSQCEMWIDPGNTSKGTQSCINGYEFEFDNNEWTIVAEWGLVCDRKYVGPLVTTIYFTGVMIGGVIFGYLSDRFGRKSVMLLCLYTQCLIGIALHFVRRLVIFMGLRFIQGVFIQGLQSSTYSMVIELFSPQYRTLAGCVVEGFWATGIILLALIAKYVQHWRYIQLAINIPTIATIFYIWIIPESVRWLLSKDKLKKAESIVRSIASYNSLRLDSSWLRNEMETVVRELRRLSPTSPGIKDLLMKPKTRRNSFSLFFIWLSVSLSYYGITYSIPDLSGDIHLNFMIGGGIELAAYLFAFVVFNGFGRKYPLVCYLFVSGLICISIVIIKKFVSPKSVDTQGLSIGLALMGKATVVSSFCGIFIYSSELFPTVLRTVANGSCAFWGRIGSLIAPQLLMLCKYWYPENPQLLTFCAFGGLSFIAAFLTIFLPETYNAALPDTVTEANILGRPTQPSINSSYDITKNKSELYSDVGYGKSPEWVEVDGMIVSRDLNDGGFRDRQEFSTLSSTGDRSSAFSRMTQEVIYETINSSSSPEISPSLRRPLPRPPHPIKEQESKDSILFHRHHGTDIPSSTCSSPSPIGGGNYYTMDPTLTSLGDLSNPDSLEVESNGPYPSRDYETKL; translated from the exons atgtcGGAATTAATTG AGATTGACCCAATGGATTTTCAAATCCGAGATGGGTTCTACTCATCTCCCTCAATGGATGACACTCATGGACCTACCTCTGATCGCTCACAAAAGTCTTTGGATATGGAACGTCGTCCTCCTTCActagatgattttttaaaaatccttggTAATCCAGGAAGATATCAAATAGTTGTCTTGATTCTTTTGGCGACAAACTACATTCCTGTTGCTGTAAATCACCTTCTCATGGCATTTTATGCCGTATCAACTCAACATCATTGTCGT CCTTTAGGCAAGCAAGAATTTAATTACAACAATATAACCATTCAGAATGTCGTCCCCATAGCACCCCCTCCGCCTCCAAATTCTCAGTGCGAGATGTGGATAGATCCAGGAAACACCAGTAAAGGAACACAGTCCTGCATCAATGGCTAtgaatttgaatttgacaacaaTGAGTGGACAATTGTAGCAGAG TGGGGCCTTGTTTGTGATAGAAAGTATGTTGGTCCTCTGGTCACAACGATTTATTTCACTGGAGTCATGATTGGAGGTGTTATATTTGGGTATTTGTCTGATCGCTTTGGAAGGAAAAGTGTGATGCTCCTATGTTTGTACACCCAGTGTCTCATAGGGATCGCACTCCATTTCGTGAGACGTCTCGTTATATTTATGGGGCTAAGATTCATACAGGGAGTTTTCATTCAGGGTCTTCAAAGCTCCACTTATTCAATGGTTATTGAACTTTTCTCTCCTCAGTATAGAACATTGGCTGGATGCGTTGTCGAAGGTTTTTGGGCAACTGGCATTATTCTTCTTGCTCTCATTGCCAAATATGTACAACATTGGCGATACATACAATTGGCCATTAACATTCCAACCATcgcaacaatattttatatttg gATCATTCCTGAGTCCGTGAGATGGCTTTTGtccaaagataaattaaaaaaggctGAAAGTATAGTGAGATCTATTGCATCATACAATTCCCTTCGTTTGGACTCAAGTTGGTTACGAAATGAAATGGAGACTGTAGTTCGAGAATTAAGGCGGTTATCTCCTACATCACCCGGAATAAAGGACTTACTCATGAAGCCCAAAACTCGTAGAAATTCATTCTCACTCTTCTTTATTTG GTTATCCGTCTCATTATCCTACTATGGAATCACATACTCAATACCAGATCTTAGTGGCGACATTCATCTTAATTTTATGATTGGTGGGGGGATTGAGCTTGCAGCTTACCTTTTTGCCTTCGTAGTGTTTAATGGATTTGGTAGAAAATATCCATTGGTGTGCTATCTTTTTGTATCTGGACTGATTTGTATCTccatagttataattaaaaaatttgtatcaC CAAAATCAGTGGACACTCAAGGTCTCTCAATTGGTTTAGCTTTAATGGGCAAGGCAACTGTTGTATCAAGTTTCTGTGGTATTTTTATCTATTCCAGTGAATTATTCCCTACTGTTTTAAGAACGGTAGCTAATGGATCGTGTGCATTTTGGGGAAGAATAGGATCGCTCATTGCGCCACAATTACTCATGTTG TGCAAATACTGGTATCCAGAAAATCCTCAATTACTCACTTTCTGCGCTTTCGGAGGTTTATCGTTTATTGCTGCTTTTCTAACCATATTTCTGCCAGAAACTTATAATGCTGCTCTCCCAGACACAGTCACTGAGGCAAATATATTAGGAAGACCGACACAGCCATCTATAAACAGTAGTTATGATATAACTAAAAACAAGTCTGAATTATACAGCGATGTTGGCTATGGCAAAAGTCCTGAATGGGTTGAGGTTGATGGAATGATAGTTAGTCGGGATTTAAATGATGGAGGTTTCCGTGATAGGCAAGAATTTTCTACACTTTCATCCACTGGAG ATCGCTCGAGTGCATTTTCAAGGATGACACAGGAGGTCATATACGAAACAATTAACTCCTCTTCTTCACCTGAAATCTCTCCAAGTCTACGAAGACCCTTGCCCCGACCCCCACATCCCATCAAAGAACAAGAAAGTAAGGATTCTATATTGTTTCACCGACATCATGGTACAGATATACCTTCATCTACTTGTTCATCCCCTTCACCGATAGGGGGAGGTAATTACTATACTATGGACCCTACACTTACATCTCTTGGAGATCTTTCAAATCCTGACTCGCTTGAAGTAGAATCAAATGGTCCCTACCCATCCAGAGACTATGAAACTAAACTTTAA